In Streptomyces sp. NBC_00704, a genomic segment contains:
- a CDS encoding LysR family transcriptional regulator: MLDLQRLRALHAVSVHGTVGAAAAALGYTPSAVSQQLAKLERETRTVLLEREGRGIRLTDEALQLVAAAKELLAIVERTETELEERRGVPAGRLTIAAFASAARGLLPGALADLARRHPALDARLTEVDPHLSVDLVAKGAVDLAVAHDWDIAPLPAPAGVEHAVIGDDACDLLVPEGHPFAGRTGVRREELGGERWICQPPGRVCHDWLVRTLRAAGHEPDLVHTAEENPTLVALVAAGLGVALIPRLGRGPLPPGAVEVPLDPTPVRRLYALWRSGAARRPAIAETVRVLREQWPHASARRP, from the coding sequence GTGCTCGATCTCCAGCGCCTGCGCGCCCTGCACGCCGTGTCGGTGCACGGAACCGTCGGCGCCGCGGCCGCCGCCCTCGGCTACACGCCGTCGGCGGTCTCCCAGCAGCTCGCCAAGCTGGAGCGGGAGACCAGGACCGTGCTGCTGGAGCGGGAGGGGCGCGGCATCCGCCTCACCGACGAGGCGCTGCAACTCGTCGCCGCGGCCAAGGAGTTGCTGGCGATCGTGGAGCGCACCGAGACCGAGCTGGAGGAGCGGCGCGGGGTGCCGGCCGGGCGGCTGACCATCGCCGCGTTCGCCTCGGCGGCGCGCGGGCTGCTGCCGGGCGCCCTCGCCGACCTGGCCCGCAGGCATCCCGCGCTGGACGCCCGGCTCACCGAGGTCGACCCGCATCTGTCGGTGGACCTGGTCGCGAAGGGGGCCGTGGACCTCGCCGTCGCACACGACTGGGACATCGCGCCGCTGCCCGCCCCGGCCGGCGTCGAGCACGCGGTGATCGGGGACGACGCGTGCGACCTGCTGGTCCCCGAGGGGCATCCGTTCGCCGGGCGGACGGGGGTGCGGCGCGAGGAGCTGGGCGGCGAGCGCTGGATCTGCCAGCCACCGGGCCGGGTCTGCCACGACTGGCTGGTGCGCACCCTGCGCGCGGCGGGGCACGAGCCCGACCTGGTGCACACCGCCGAGGAGAACCCGACCCTGGTGGCACTGGTCGCGGCCGGGCTGGGCGTCGCCCTCATCCCGCGGCTCGGTCGGGGCCCGCTGCCGCCGGGCGCGGTGGAGGTGCCGCTCGACCCGACGCCCGTCCGGCGGCTGTACGCGCTGTGGCGGTCGGGGGCGGCGAGGCGGCCGGCGATCGCCGAGACGGTGCGGGTGCTGCGCGAGCAGTGGCCGCACGCGTCAGCCCGCCGACCGTGA
- a CDS encoding glycoside hydrolase family 3 protein: MPSRRTVLAATAGVTAALAAGGTARAGDRRPEVLLSRMTLPEKVGQVFVSRVHGHSATAPDPADAAANLADFGVRTAAELLARYRLGGIIYFTWAHNTRDPGQIAELSDGLQRASLGQPRGLPVLISTDQEHGVVCRVGRPAALFPGAMAIGAGGDRADARTLGLLSGRELRAMGIRQDYSPVADVNVDPANPVIGVRSFGADPDAVAGLVAAEIEGYRAAGVAATAKHFPGHGDTAVDSHTGFPVITHTREEWEALDAPPFRAAIAAGVDSLMTAHIVMPSLDGSGDPATLSRPVVTGLLRERLGFDGVVITDALDMAGVRTKYGDDRVPVLALRAGVDQLLNPPKLDVAWNAVLNAVRNGELTEERLDESVLRILRLKERLGLFDDPYVRVGDVGRTVGAPAHLTAADRLAERTTTLLVNEGPVLPLSPRTHPRILVAGADPASPSGTTGPPTGVLAAALTALGFTATALPTGTDPSPEAIARAVAAAAGADAVVVTTYDVTADSSQRTLVRELTATGRPVVAAAVRNPYDVALLASVRACLATYCWTDVELRAAARVIAGAVSPRGRLPVPVRRADDPARTLYPIGHGLTYWA; the protein is encoded by the coding sequence ATGCCCTCCAGACGCACCGTTCTCGCCGCCACCGCCGGCGTCACCGCCGCCCTCGCCGCGGGCGGCACGGCCCGCGCGGGCGACCGTCGGCCCGAGGTCCTGCTGTCCCGGATGACCCTGCCGGAGAAGGTCGGCCAGGTCTTCGTCTCACGGGTCCACGGCCACTCGGCGACCGCGCCCGACCCGGCCGACGCCGCCGCCAACCTCGCCGACTTCGGCGTGCGCACGGCCGCCGAGCTGCTCGCGCGCTACCGGCTCGGCGGGATCATCTACTTCACGTGGGCGCACAACACCCGCGACCCCGGCCAGATCGCGGAGCTGTCCGACGGCCTCCAGCGGGCGTCCCTCGGGCAGCCGCGCGGGCTGCCGGTGCTGATCTCCACCGACCAGGAGCACGGCGTCGTGTGCCGGGTGGGCAGGCCCGCCGCCCTCTTCCCGGGCGCGATGGCGATCGGCGCGGGAGGCGACCGGGCCGACGCCCGCACCCTCGGGCTGCTCTCGGGCCGTGAGCTGCGGGCCATGGGCATCCGGCAGGACTACTCCCCCGTCGCCGACGTCAACGTCGACCCGGCGAACCCGGTGATCGGCGTCCGCTCCTTCGGCGCCGACCCGGACGCGGTGGCCGGCCTGGTCGCGGCGGAGATCGAGGGGTACCGGGCCGCCGGGGTGGCGGCGACCGCCAAGCACTTCCCCGGCCACGGCGACACGGCCGTCGACAGCCACACCGGCTTCCCCGTCATCACCCACACGCGCGAGGAGTGGGAGGCGCTGGACGCGCCGCCGTTCCGGGCCGCGATCGCGGCCGGCGTCGACTCCCTGATGACCGCGCACATCGTCATGCCCTCCCTCGACGGCTCCGGCGACCCGGCCACCCTGTCCCGGCCCGTCGTCACCGGCCTGCTGCGCGAACGGCTGGGCTTCGACGGGGTCGTGATCACCGACGCCCTCGACATGGCGGGCGTGCGCACCAAGTACGGCGACGACCGGGTGCCGGTGCTCGCGCTGCGGGCAGGCGTCGACCAGCTCCTCAACCCGCCGAAGCTGGACGTGGCCTGGAACGCCGTGCTGAACGCGGTGCGCAACGGCGAGCTGACCGAGGAGCGGCTCGACGAGTCGGTGCTGCGGATCCTGCGGCTGAAGGAAAGGCTGGGCCTGTTCGACGATCCCTACGTGCGCGTGGGCGACGTCGGCCGGACGGTGGGCGCCCCGGCGCATCTGACGGCGGCCGACCGGCTCGCCGAGCGCACCACGACGCTGCTCGTCAACGAGGGTCCCGTGCTCCCGCTGTCCCCCCGGACCCACCCGCGGATCCTGGTGGCGGGCGCCGACCCGGCCTCCCCGTCCGGCACGACGGGCCCGCCCACCGGGGTCCTCGCCGCCGCGCTCACCGCGCTCGGCTTCACGGCGACGGCCCTGCCGACGGGCACGGACCCCTCGCCGGAGGCGATCGCCCGGGCGGTGGCCGCCGCGGCCGGGGCCGACGCCGTGGTGGTGACGACCTACGACGTCACGGCGGACAGCTCACAGCGCACCCTGGTGCGGGAGCTGACCGCGACCGGCCGGCCCGTCGTCGCGGCGGCCGTCCGCAACCCCTACGACGTGGCCCTGCTCGCGTCCGTGCGGGCCTGCCTGGCGACCTACTGCTGGACGGACGTCGAACTGCGGGCGGCCGCCCGGGTGATCGCCGGCGCGGTCTCCCCGCGCGGCCGGCTCCCGGTACCCGTGCGCCGTGCGGACGACCCCGCCCGCACGCTCTATCCGATCGGACACGGTCTGACCTACTGGGCCTGA